One genomic window of Conexivisphaerales archaeon includes the following:
- the moaC gene encoding cyclic pyranopterin monophosphate synthase MoaC, which translates to MARMVDISSKEVVRREAVAEGFIKLKPNTIEMVRAKKLEKGDAIEISKIAGIMAAKKTSELLPLCHNIPLEEVELKADTETTGIRITARVLSHTKTGVEMEALTAVTIALLTVWDVVKKYEKDENGQYPYTALSDVRVVRKTKEV; encoded by the coding sequence ATGGCAAGAATGGTTGATATTTCATCAAAAGAGGTTGTAAGAAGGGAGGCGGTTGCAGAAGGCTTCATCAAGCTCAAACCAAATACGATAGAGATGGTAAGAGCTAAGAAACTTGAGAAAGGTGATGCGATAGAAATATCAAAGATAGCAGGTATAATGGCTGCAAAGAAGACTTCCGAATTGCTTCCTCTGTGTCACAATATACCTCTAGAAGAAGTTGAATTGAAAGCCGACACAGAAACTACAGGTATCAGAATAACAGCCAGGGTCCTTTCGCACACGAAGACGGGTGTTGAGATGGAAGCCCTGACAGCAGTTACAATAGCTCTTCTTACTGTATGGGATGTAGTGAAGAAATATGAAAAGGATGAAAACGGTCAATATCCATATACAGCGTTGAGTGATGTTAGAGTTGTCAGAAAGACGAAAGAAGTTTAA